The DNA sequence TCCAACCCCAGGGCAACCGGGTGAAGGGGCGCCTCCACGGCTCGCAGGACCAACGGGGCGAGCTGGAGCGCCGCATCAAACACGCCCAGCAGGCGCTGCTCCACGGCATCATTGGCAAGGCCACCGCATCATCGGCCGGCCGGCCTTCCCGGCCTGCTGCGAAGCGCGTCCGCCCGGCAGCGAAGAACAGCCGCACCGATGGCCTGCGCGGCCACGGGGCCACCGGGGTGGTCTTCCTGCGCGCCCAGCACAAGGGCCGCACCTACAAGGCCACCCTGCACACGAACGGACAGGTGAAGGTCGGCGGCACGCTGTACCCTTCCCTTAGCGCTGCCGGTCAAGCGGTGACCAAGCGCAGCACCAACGGCCGCACTTTCTGGCGCGTGCGCACAGCGGATGGGACCTGGGTGAGCATCGGGTCGCTGGAGGTGTGAGCGAAGCCAGGAGCCAGCGCGGCGACCATCCACGCCCACAAAGAGCACGGCGCGCTCGTGGAGCGCAGGGACCTCCTCTAGCCTCGCACAGGCGTTCCTTTGAAGTCGCACAGGCGTCCCGCCTGTCTTCAACCCTCACAGGCGTCCCGTTGAAGTCGCACAGGCGTCCCGCCTGTGTCCACGCCTCACAAGCGTTCCTTTGAAGTCGCACAGGCGTCCCGCCTGTGTACACGCCTCACAGGCGGGACGCCTGTGCGACACCATGCGCCGGGCTCACGCCTTCCGATGCTTCGCCTTCTTCCGCTGCGTCTCCAGCCGGGCCTTCAGCTTCACGTTGAACCTCCTCTACCTCGTACAGGCGTTCCGATGAAGTCGCACAGGCGTCCCGCCTGTGTACACCCCTCACAGGCGGGACGCCTGTGCGACGCCATGCGCCGGGCCTCACGCCTTCCGCTGCTTCGGCTTCTTCCCCGGCTTCGCTTGCTCCACCCGCTCCTTCACCGCCGCGATGATCGTCGCCAGGTTCGACCGGCGCAGGCTCACCCACCGGCCCTTCATCCGCACCTGGAGCACTTCACCATCGCGCAACAACCGCGCCGGCAGGCCCGTCAGGTCTTCTTCGCCCGTGGCCAGGATGCGCTTGATCGCCCGCAGCAGCTCGAGGAGCACGATGTCCTTCATGACGGATCACATTGGATTCCTTTGACCAGCGCCTGATGGGCCTTGAGCAGCGCGAGCGACATAGGTTCCGGGTCAGAAAACCGTGTCCAGGGAAGCGGCCTTGAGGATCCGGGCCTTCGAAGAATACCGCGGGCTCTGTGGGGCCTTCCCTTTCACCTTGCCCAAAGGGACCCGCTTTATCTTCTCCGCCTTGCCAGTGAAGGTCACGATGTACTTGTTCGTCTCGCGATACTGTTGGATGCTCTTGACCGTGGCAAGGTGAGTAATGGCGGACTCTGGTGATACCTGATAGGCTGCGATGTACTTGATCTTAGGGATCATCGAGGGATTCACACGGATCGCATACCAGGCATCCTCGCCAAGGAAAACCGCTTTGAACCCGTCCTCTCGTGCCGGTACCACGATGGTATCCAACTCCGAGACATCCACGTGGGCGGTGTCCTCGGTCACCTCGCTTAAGAACGGTTCAAACTCATACAGCACAGTGCCCGTCGCATTCTTGTATCGACGAAGCGTAATGACCTCAACGGGGAACTTGAATCTGCTGATGAGCACTGTTTCCAACTCATCGCTCAAGTCGTCGATCACGAGCAACGCATTGAATGCGTCGGACCTATGCGTAATACGCTCCAAGAGATAGTCGACGTTCTCGTAGTTGTTCTTTCGTGCGAACGTTTCGCATGTCTTCCAATCGTCAGGTCGTTTCTGCAACGCCTCCTTGATGATGTTCTTGACCTGCATCCGTGAAGTCTCGAAGGAGAGGGAGAACTCAAGGATCTGCACGGCTATGTGCTTCAGGTGCTGATGGCTCGCAAGATCCACCTCGACAATGAAGAGCTTGGGGTCCTCGTGGTCAGTCAGGTCGAGCAAATACCCGTCGGGTATGTTCTTCGTCGCACCGCTCTTGCCGATCTTCCGCTTGTCGTTCAGGTAGATCCTGTTCTTACCGAACAAGGGCTCCTTCACATCGGCAACTGAATCCTCCATCGCCGCTTCGCTTTCGAAGGGCATGGGCACGTATCGTTCCTTCTTGTTCCACAGCATGGATCACTTGGCTTTCGTTCGTTTCGACTTCTCCCCCGCCAACAACCCCTTCGTATACTCCTCATACAACTCAAACAGGTACTCCACCCGCTTCGCATCGCTGGGGAAGGGTTGTGGTCGGTAGCACTTGTCCACCGCCTTGTCCAGCGCCTGGTGGGCTTTGAGCAGCACGGGCGGCATGGTGAGCGGGTCGTACAGATCGGCCAGGGAACTGCCGGGGAACTGCGCCCGCGCATCCAACACTCCTTGCGCCGCCGCCTCCACCGCCGCCTTCTGCTCGTCGCTCGGTTGCTGGGGCCAGGGGAAGTTGTTGTAGACGATCGTGTTTGAGTAGCGGAAGTCGCTCTTCATTCGACCACAAGTGACAGCCACCCATGCCATGTGCATCATCGACGTGAGCATGCCAAAATGATAGAGCCTGGCATTCGGTACGAGTTGCACCGTGTTGCTCACGATCACCTCAGCTGGCAGAAATGCCATAGGGATGTAGGTGCGCCTTTCGGATGAGACTTCCGGAACGGCGATGAACGTGGTTTCGGGCTGGGCTACCTGTGCGAACAGGGTTGGAGTCGCGGCCTTCTTCCGGGTCGCTTCAGCCTTGCTCGCCAGGCGTTCTCTTCGCACTGCATCCACCCGCGCCTTGACATGCGGCAAGCTGTTCAACTCTGCGGGACTGATATCAGGGAGCCAAAGGCACCAGCGTTGTCGGCCATTGATAAAGTCGCCGCCGCTGAGGAACGGGCGTATCCACTTCGCGGCGTTCGGCTCTTGACGGAGGAACTCATCTTTCGTTGCGTCATCATCAAAGAGGAAGTGCCCACCGTCGGTCGGCTTGTTGCCCCACACCATCCTCGGGACCGGGCACAGTGGTTCACTACGATTGCTGATCACCAGATCTGGGCCGCCGACCAGATAGGGATTGATGTTCGATACCCTTGAAGCCGTCGGCTCCGATGTGATCGTCTCATACGTGAACAGGTGCTTCACAGCGACATCGTAGGCTGCGAACCCGATGATGACGCAATGGACCGCCGCATTCCCACGAGCCTCGTTGTTCCACCGAAAGGTCTGGTGCGCAAAGTGGATCTTCACATGGTACCGGTTGAACATCTCGTTCCAGAGCAGTCCGACTTGTTCACCCTGTGCAATGGAGTTCGTAGAGACGAAGCCAACCTTGGTCTGTGATCCCTGAATGAGCTCAGCCGCCTTGATGTACCAAGCAGATACGAAGTCCAGAACACCGTGCCCCTTGATCTTGGCCATCACGTGGTCCATATCCTCCTTTTGCTCGGCGTTCTGGTAGTGATGGCCTAAGAACGGCGGGTTCCCCAGGATGAAATCGTACCGTTTCCCTACCGGCAGCAGGCTCTGCCAGTCGGTGCGCAGGGCGTTGGCGTTGGCGATGGTGGCGCTGCTGCGCAGGGGGATGCGCACCATGTACTCCCCGAAGGCGGCGCTCACCTCCTGGTTCAGCTGGTGGTCCGTGAGCCACAGGGCCACCTGCGCGATCTGCGCGGGGAACTCGTCCAGCTCGATGCCATAAAAGCGGTCCACGTTCAGGCGCACCAGGTGGTCCACGTCCATCACCTGCTGGCCCTTCTGCAGGGCGCGGATCACCTCCATCTCCAGGCGCCGCAGTTCGCGGTAGGTGATCACCAAAAAGTTGCCGCAGCCGCAGGCCGGGTCCAGAAAGCGCAGCTCGCTCAGCTTCTGGTGGAACTTCTCCAGCTTGGGGGTGCTGCCCTTCACCTGCGCGAACTCGTCCCACAGCGCATCGAGGAAGAGCGGCTTGATGAGCTTGAGGATGTTCTGCTCGCTGGTGTAGTGCGCCCCCAGGTTGCGCCGCTGCTTGGGGTCCATGGCGCTCTGGAACAGCGCACCGAAGATGGCCGGGCTGATGCGGCCCCAGTCCAAGGAGGCCAGTTCCAGCAGCGTCACGCGCATGGCGCCGTCCCACTCGGCCAGCGGAAGCTGTTCCTCGAAGAGCTTGCCGTTGATGTACTTGAAGTCGGCGAGGCGCTCGTCCAGCGTCCTGGGCCGCTTGTCCTCGGCGGTGTTCAACAGCTGGAAGAGGCGGGCCATCTGGGCGCCGAGGTCGCTGCCGTCCTCGCGGCTTTGGTCGGTGATGAAGGTGTAGAAGGCGTCGCGCTCGAAGATGCCGGTATCGTCGGCGAAGAGGATGAAGAGCAGGCGCACCAGGTAGAGCTCCAGCGCGTGGCGCTCGGGGCTGCCCGGCTGCCCGTCGTAGCCGGTGGCCTTCAGCTCGTCGTGCAGCCGGCCCATCAGCTCGGCCGCGCGGATGTTCACGGGGTCCTGCTCGCGCACGGTGCGCACCTCGTAGCCCGCGATGAAGTCGAAGACCTCGATGCGCTGGGGCAGCTCCTCCAGGGTGAGCTCGGTGAGGGTGCCGGTCTCCAGGTCCTTGAGGCGGAAGCGCTGGAAGTCGCTCACCAGCAGGTAGCGCGGCTTCTCGTGCTCCTTCAGGCCTTGGAAGTAGTCGTTGGCCTGAATGAACGCTTTCTCCAGGTCCTTGCCCTTGCTCTTGTGCTCCACGAGCAGCATCCCGGGCCAGAAGTAGTCGATGTAGCCGTCGCCCTTGCTGAGCTTCTTCACGTGCACCTCATAGCTGCCCACGGTGCGGCTGCGCACGCCGAACACCTCGAAGAACTCGATCCAGAAGGGCTTGGCATCGGCGTCCTCGTTGTGGGCGTTGGCCCACTGCTTGGCAAAGCGGGTGGCGCGGGTGCGGATCTCGCGGCGGGAGAGGGGCATGGGGGATGCGGTGAAAATAGCACGGTCGCTAGCTTGCCTGCATACATCGCGCAGCATGTCACATGGATACGATCGCATCCCCGGCCGCGAAACGCGCATGGTGGTGGGGCTACCCTACGGTTGGGTGGAGCTGATGGGGTTTCTGCGGTGCATGGGCTTTGAGGAGATCGACGCCCTGCAGGCCGGCCTGCTGAAGCACAAGGGCTACATCCACGGCGGCGATCACTACCAGTGGCACCCCAGCGCCAAAGGCCGGCGATGGCTGCACCACGACCCCCGGTTCGACCTCATCTGGGTGCGGCCCGGCAAAGGCGCCTTCCTCTTCGCCGCCCTGCAGCGGCATGCGGCGGCCGCCAAGGCCAAGGCGGAGCGGGGGTGAGGGGGGTGAGCGGTCCATCCGTCCGAGAGGATCGGAGCTACGTCGCTCCCGCTCAACCCTCCAGCGAGTTTCGGTGTCCGTGCGGAGCATGCCCCAGACCCAACAGCGACCTTTGCCCTGCGACGTTAACCCTTCAACCGCCAGACCATGAACATGCAGATCGACGCTACTGCGCCTGAGCTCTTGTGGTACTCGAAGCATCGGCCTTTCTTGGTGGTGGAACAACTGTTCTTCCACCTCACGGGCAACCCAACAGCTTCGCAGTGGAGCAACCGCCTCGCCTCGTCCTCCTTGGTGGTCAACTGTACCCTCGTGGACCTGCACCAGCCGGACAGACCACAGGGATCCACCGGACCGCCCGTGTCACTGAATGCTCTGATCACTCCGGCCATGAAACAACCCTGGCTGCCGCTGGGCAACCACTGGCGCTTTGATCCGCCTGTGTTGCGTCCGGAGGATCGTATCGGCTCACCTCAGTGGGAGGTTCGGCTCTGGTTGAAGGACTTCTCCTGGCAACCTGAGGAGTCCGTGGTCATCTCGCTGGAGACCGATGCGGAGCTTGTTAAGCCCGTTCCGGCCTAGTGCACACGATTGCGAGGGGCCAGCTTCCTCATGTATGCCGTCGTGGTCGGGTACGTAGCCGACTCCTACGATCGGCACGAGCGTGGACGCTCGCGCCAGTGTGGGCTGGTGGGACACCCTGCGTTGGTCTAAGTGGTCCAAGCGGATACCCCGCTACGTCTCAGAATTTCATCTATCGATTGACGTCTTTCAGCCAATCCTTGGCAATGTTATTCAGATAAGTAGGTGGAAGTGACAGTATCCTGCCCGTATCAAGCCCCTCGTCTCGTTTAAGGAGCAACATTGTGCACAAAATTATTTCAGCAAACACGAGGTCAATAATCTCGTCTGGCACACTTTCGATTAAAAAGTTCACCGCTGTTCCCTGGCGTGCAACATAAACCCATTTGCCATTAGGCAGTTCGTATTGAACCAAATGATCGGTTACATGTGTAGTTCCGATAGCTAGGTCACGCAACCCACGAACATCAAACTCAGTGTCCTTGGAACCAGCACTTGCGAGAATTGCTCCGTTCTTACATTCCTCAATATCCTCCAGTGTGATGGCGCCCTCACCAGTAGCGGAAACGACCAAATCGCTTCGCATCAGCAACTCCCGTTTCTTATGGACATGGTAGCCTCGGCTAAAGGCATTGAGAATGCGGTGGTCGTGCTTGTCGTACACCGCGACCGTAAGCTTACGCGCTTTCAAAGCTGATGCAACATTCTTTCCTATCATGCCATAACCAACCACAAGGGCAGATCTTCCACTGATCGTCACACCGATATCTCTGAGTATCTGATCCAAGGCAGTTGCTACAGAGTCACCCACAAAGCGTGCTTCAATCTCCTTGAGCGGACTCCTCGCCACGGAGAAAACAGGGCACTGGATGCCCTCAACGCACTTGTTATACCGATTGTGGCCGAACGTAGTATCCTCAACCACGCCCGCTAAATGATGGGCATCGTCATTACTTAGTTGAGCAATGAATGGGGCAAAATACCCGCCCACCTCATGCACTACAATTTTCTTGTTATCGCGTTTACTGGCAGCAATTGCCTCTGATAGGGTACGGGGTATGACCTCGCTTTGCTCCAATTCCTCATAAGAGTGACCGCGAACATCAATTCCCGCATCCACAAGTCGTTGTAGAGCCTCTGAATCGATGGAGAACGGCTTACTGAAGACCCGGAAGATCTCAGCGCCTGCATCTCGGAGCATCAATAGCAGGTCGGCGGTGTCCTTAAGCACGTGCTGAAGAACGATAAGCCTCAGACCCGCAAGAGCGTGGCGATTGCGCTCTTGTCTGAGATACTTGCCACAAACTCTTAGCTGATCTCTATTCCTGATGTGGTACATGTCCTTGAAGGGTGAGGTCAATGTATGACTCAGCCACCGCAGGACCAATATCCTCCGCCACCAACGCTTTCAGTACATCCTCGGTCTGTTTGAAATAACCCATTGGTTCATCCTGAGTTTGAACCTCGGTTTCAATCTCTAGGAAGTCACCCAGCCCTTCAACTTGATCAACATGAATGCGGACATTCTCGACCGTATACAGCTCGCGGGTTTTCTTCACCACTCCTTTCAGTCCGTAATTCTTCGTAAAATTCTTTAGTGCGGCTTGAAAGGAATCTTTCGATGCATACGGAATGATCCTATACTCCGAAACCTTTATGGTTGGCACGTCCGCGCGCTGGTA is a window from the Flavobacteriales bacterium genome containing:
- a CDS encoding DUF2924 domain-containing protein, with translation MGRSSPHLVQEHLELISGEVFEEFGAVITGLVGGRNGIYALYDGDRLYYVGLATDLKTRLKAHLRDRHKDLWDRFSVYVTNGDAHMKELESLMLRVIQPQGNRVKGRLHGSQDQRGELERRIKHAQQALLHGIIGKATASSAGRPSRPAAKRVRPAAKNSRTDGLRGHGATGVVFLRAQHKGRTYKATLHTNGQVKVGGTLYPSLSAAGQAVTKRSTNGRTFWRVRTADGTWVSIGSLEV
- a CDS encoding class I SAM-dependent DNA methyltransferase, whose amino-acid sequence is MPLSRREIRTRATRFAKQWANAHNEDADAKPFWIEFFEVFGVRSRTVGSYEVHVKKLSKGDGYIDYFWPGMLLVEHKSKGKDLEKAFIQANDYFQGLKEHEKPRYLLVSDFQRFRLKDLETGTLTELTLEELPQRIEVFDFIAGYEVRTVREQDPVNIRAAELMGRLHDELKATGYDGQPGSPERHALELYLVRLLFILFADDTGIFERDAFYTFITDQSREDGSDLGAQMARLFQLLNTAEDKRPRTLDERLADFKYINGKLFEEQLPLAEWDGAMRVTLLELASLDWGRISPAIFGALFQSAMDPKQRRNLGAHYTSEQNILKLIKPLFLDALWDEFAQVKGSTPKLEKFHQKLSELRFLDPACGCGNFLVITYRELRRLEMEVIRALQKGQQVMDVDHLVRLNVDRFYGIELDEFPAQIAQVALWLTDHQLNQEVSAAFGEYMVRIPLRSSATIANANALRTDWQSLLPVGKRYDFILGNPPFLGHHYQNAEQKEDMDHVMAKIKGHGVLDFVSAWYIKAAELIQGSQTKVGFVSTNSIAQGEQVGLLWNEMFNRYHVKIHFAHQTFRWNNEARGNAAVHCVIIGFAAYDVAVKHLFTYETITSEPTASRVSNINPYLVGGPDLVISNRSEPLCPVPRMVWGNKPTDGGHFLFDDDATKDEFLRQEPNAAKWIRPFLSGGDFINGRQRWCLWLPDISPAELNSLPHVKARVDAVRRERLASKAEATRKKAATPTLFAQVAQPETTFIAVPEVSSERRTYIPMAFLPAEVIVSNTVQLVPNARLYHFGMLTSMMHMAWVAVTCGRMKSDFRYSNTIVYNNFPWPQQPSDEQKAAVEAAAQGVLDARAQFPGSSLADLYDPLTMPPVLLKAHQALDKAVDKCYRPQPFPSDAKRVEYLFELYEEYTKGLLAGEKSKRTKAK
- a CDS encoding class IV adenylate cyclase, with amino-acid sequence MPVNVEGKFRLSNRKAIEEGLRGLSCERHTQTDYYVNYSGSKLKLREYEDGRCELIQYQRADVPTIKVSEYRIIPYASKDSFQAALKNFTKNYGLKGVVKKTRELYTVENVRIHVDQVEGLGDFLEIETEVQTQDEPMGYFKQTEDVLKALVAEDIGPAVAESYIDLTLQGHVPHQE